From Amycolatopsis sp. cg9, one genomic window encodes:
- a CDS encoding DUF3043 domain-containing protein, translating into MRFLRRSTTDTAAEEPETTEAVDVAGKAFTPGKGKATPKRRDAEAKKRGPVAPPPTTMREAMKRNKELRKSNPQTKEDRRAAAKLRRDRMMAGDDKYLLPRDRGPVKAYVRDLVDTRRNLLGLFMPLAIVVFLALLVPLPQVQSYITLLCTAMLLVMAIEGFVNGRKIAKLVRERFPKETVNGRSIGWYAFVRASQIRRLRVPKPRLKPGDPIPN; encoded by the coding sequence GTGAGGTTCCTGCGCCGAAGCACCACAGACACCGCCGCCGAAGAGCCGGAGACGACGGAAGCCGTCGACGTCGCGGGCAAGGCGTTCACGCCCGGTAAGGGCAAGGCTACGCCGAAGCGCCGAGACGCGGAGGCGAAGAAGCGCGGCCCGGTGGCGCCGCCGCCCACCACCATGCGCGAGGCGATGAAGCGCAACAAGGAACTGCGCAAGTCGAACCCGCAGACGAAGGAAGACCGCCGCGCGGCCGCCAAGCTGCGCCGCGACCGCATGATGGCGGGTGACGACAAGTACCTCCTCCCCCGCGATCGCGGCCCGGTGAAGGCGTACGTCCGCGACCTGGTCGACACCCGGCGCAACCTGCTGGGCCTGTTCATGCCGCTGGCGATCGTGGTGTTCCTCGCGCTGCTGGTGCCGCTGCCCCAGGTCCAGTCGTACATCACGCTGCTGTGCACGGCGATGCTGCTGGTGATGGCGATCGAGGGCTTCGTCAACGGGCGGAAGATCGCGAAGCTGGTGCGGGAGAGGTTCCCGAAGGAGACGGTGAACGGCCGCTCGATCGGCTGGTACGCGTTCGTCCGGGCGTCCCAGATCCGCCGGCTGCGGGTGCCGAAGCCGCGGCTGAAGCCCGGGGACCCGATCCCCAACTGA
- a CDS encoding iron-sulfur cluster assembly accessory protein → MTTAEHAGATQAETAEETHGVTLTDAAASKAKALLEQEGRDDMHLRIAVQPGGCAGLRYQLFFDERTLDGDLFRDFDGLKVAVDRMSAPYVSEAVIDFVDTIEKQGFTIDNPNATGSCACGDSFH, encoded by the coding sequence ATGACGACCGCTGAGCACGCCGGCGCGACGCAGGCCGAGACCGCCGAAGAGACCCACGGCGTCACGCTGACCGACGCCGCGGCTTCCAAGGCGAAGGCCCTGCTCGAGCAGGAGGGCCGCGACGACATGCACCTGCGCATCGCCGTCCAGCCCGGTGGCTGCGCGGGCCTGCGCTACCAGCTGTTCTTCGACGAGCGCACGCTCGACGGCGACCTGTTCCGCGACTTCGACGGCCTCAAGGTCGCCGTGGACCGGATGAGCGCGCCGTACGTCTCGGAAGCCGTCATCGACTTCGTGGACACGATCGAGAAGCAGGGCTTCACGATCGACAACCCGAACGCCACCGGCTCCTGCGCCTGCGGCGACTCGTTCCACTGA
- a CDS encoding carbohydrate kinase family protein gives MADRARIAVSGSIATDHLMHFPGRFAEQLVAEQLHRVSLSFLADDLVVRRGGIGANIAFGLGVLGVQPVLVGAVGADFADYRSWLERHGVDTSGVHVSEVAHTARFVCTTDEDLCQIATFYAGAMAESRNIELQPIAERAGALSLVLISPDDPEGMVRHAEECRQRGYAFAVDPSQQLARMSGEQARAFVAGAKYLFSNDYEWELLLQKTGWTEADVLAQVGLRITTLGEKGVEIVGKDGTALQIGAVPERAKADPTGVGDGFRAGFLAGLDGGLNVERAAQLGSLIAVLVLETVGTQEWTFDRTDALARIGDAFGPDAADEIAAVLPAA, from the coding sequence GTGGCAGACAGGGCCAGGATCGCGGTGTCCGGCAGTATCGCGACCGACCACCTCATGCACTTCCCGGGCAGGTTCGCGGAGCAGCTGGTCGCGGAGCAGCTGCACCGGGTTTCCCTGAGCTTCCTCGCCGACGACCTCGTGGTCCGGCGCGGCGGCATCGGCGCCAACATCGCTTTCGGGCTCGGGGTGCTCGGCGTCCAGCCGGTCCTCGTGGGTGCCGTCGGCGCCGACTTCGCCGACTACCGCTCCTGGCTGGAGCGCCACGGTGTCGACACCTCCGGCGTGCACGTGTCGGAGGTCGCGCACACCGCGCGGTTCGTCTGCACCACCGACGAGGACCTCTGCCAGATCGCGACGTTCTACGCGGGCGCGATGGCCGAGTCCCGCAACATCGAGCTGCAGCCGATCGCCGAGCGCGCCGGCGCGCTCAGCCTGGTGCTGATCAGCCCGGACGACCCGGAAGGCATGGTCCGCCACGCCGAGGAGTGCCGCCAGCGCGGGTACGCCTTCGCCGTCGACCCGTCGCAGCAGCTGGCCCGGATGAGCGGCGAGCAGGCCCGCGCCTTCGTCGCCGGCGCGAAGTACCTGTTCAGCAACGACTACGAGTGGGAGCTGCTGCTCCAGAAGACCGGCTGGACCGAGGCCGACGTCCTCGCGCAGGTCGGCCTGCGGATCACGACGCTGGGGGAGAAGGGCGTCGAGATCGTCGGCAAGGACGGCACGGCCCTGCAGATCGGCGCGGTCCCCGAGCGGGCGAAGGCCGACCCGACGGGTGTCGGCGACGGCTTCCGCGCCGGCTTCCTGGCCGGCCTCGACGGCGGTCTGAACGTGGAGCGCGCGGCCCAGCTCGGCTCGCTGATCGCGGTGCTGGTGCTGGAGACGGTCGGCACACAGGAGTGGACGTTCGACCGCACGGACGCGCTGGCCCGCATCGGCGACGCCTTCGGCCCGGACGCCGCCGACGAGATCGCGGCGGTCCTGCCGGCGGCCTGA
- the asnB gene encoding asparagine synthase (glutamine-hydrolyzing) — MCGLLGLICATETGAANARDAVGAAMRCQRHRGPDEQDTWADAEVVYGFNRLAFIDVEHAHQPLVWGPPEAPGRYTMNFNGEIYNYRELREELAAQYGAKFETEGDGEAIVAGFHYLGADWVKRLRGMFAFMIWDSQEKRVFGARDPFGIKPLFYSAGPGGVAFSSEKKSLLELSDVLGVAQELDRKALQHYLVLQYVPEPESLHTAIRRVESGTSFEVVPGGEVKFTRYFHPQFSAKPVHTQAEAEELHQRIADVMRDSVGKHMISDPDVTVGAFLSGGIDSTATATLAKEHNPNLIAFTTGFEREGYSEVDVAAESAAAIGVKHVVRTVSADEMMEVLPLIVWYLDDPVADPALVPLWFIAREARKHVKAVLSGEGADELFGGYTIYNEPISLAPFEKIPGGMRKLIGKVSTKIPEGTRGKDLLRRGALPLEDRYYGNARNFRDDQLRNVLRTYQEGVGFKDVTAPWYDVSRGWDPVARMQHVDLYTWLRGDILVKADKVTMANSLELRVPFLDAEVFKVAASIPLDQKLAHGTTKYALRQALAKIIPAHVLNRRKLGFPVPIRLWLRNEMYDWAKGIISDSRTEELLDKKAILALLEEHKAGQLDRSRQLWALIVFMLWHGIFVEHRIKPEVPEPVYPVKL; from the coding sequence GTGTGCGGCCTGCTTGGACTGATCTGCGCGACCGAGACCGGCGCGGCGAACGCGCGTGACGCCGTCGGCGCGGCCATGCGCTGCCAGCGCCACCGCGGCCCCGACGAGCAGGACACGTGGGCCGACGCCGAGGTCGTCTACGGCTTCAACCGGCTCGCGTTCATCGACGTCGAGCACGCGCACCAGCCGCTGGTGTGGGGCCCGCCGGAGGCGCCCGGCCGGTACACGATGAACTTCAACGGCGAGATCTACAACTACCGTGAGCTGCGCGAAGAGCTCGCCGCGCAGTACGGCGCGAAGTTCGAGACCGAGGGCGACGGCGAGGCCATCGTCGCCGGCTTCCACTACCTGGGCGCCGACTGGGTCAAGCGCCTGCGCGGCATGTTCGCCTTCATGATCTGGGACTCCCAGGAGAAGCGCGTCTTCGGCGCCCGCGACCCGTTCGGCATCAAGCCGCTGTTCTACTCGGCCGGCCCCGGCGGGGTGGCGTTCTCCAGCGAGAAGAAGAGCCTGCTGGAGCTGTCGGACGTCCTCGGCGTCGCCCAGGAGCTGGACCGGAAGGCCCTGCAGCACTACCTGGTCCTGCAGTACGTGCCCGAACCCGAGTCGCTGCACACCGCGATCCGCCGCGTCGAGTCCGGCACGTCGTTCGAGGTGGTCCCGGGCGGTGAGGTGAAGTTCACCCGCTACTTCCACCCGCAGTTCAGCGCCAAGCCGGTGCACACGCAGGCCGAAGCCGAGGAGCTGCACCAGCGCATCGCCGATGTGATGCGCGACTCGGTCGGCAAGCACATGATCTCCGACCCGGACGTCACGGTCGGCGCGTTCCTGTCGGGCGGCATCGACTCCACGGCCACCGCCACGCTGGCCAAGGAGCACAACCCGAACCTGATCGCGTTCACCACCGGGTTCGAGCGCGAGGGCTACTCCGAGGTCGACGTCGCCGCCGAGTCGGCCGCCGCGATCGGCGTCAAGCACGTGGTCCGGACGGTGTCGGCGGACGAGATGATGGAGGTGCTGCCGCTCATCGTCTGGTACCTCGACGACCCGGTGGCCGACCCCGCGCTGGTCCCGCTCTGGTTCATCGCCCGCGAGGCCCGCAAGCACGTCAAGGCGGTGCTCTCCGGCGAGGGCGCGGACGAGCTGTTCGGCGGCTACACGATCTACAACGAGCCGATCTCGCTGGCGCCGTTCGAGAAGATCCCGGGCGGCATGCGGAAGCTCATCGGCAAGGTGTCGACGAAGATCCCCGAGGGCACCCGCGGCAAGGACCTGCTGCGCCGCGGCGCGCTGCCGCTGGAGGACCGCTACTACGGCAACGCCCGCAACTTCCGCGACGACCAGCTGCGCAACGTCCTTCGCACGTATCAGGAGGGCGTCGGCTTCAAGGACGTCACCGCGCCCTGGTACGACGTCTCGCGCGGCTGGGACCCGGTGGCCCGCATGCAGCACGTCGACCTCTACACCTGGCTGCGCGGCGACATCCTGGTCAAGGCCGACAAGGTCACCATGGCGAACTCGCTGGAACTGCGGGTGCCGTTCCTCGACGCCGAGGTGTTCAAGGTCGCGGCGTCGATCCCGCTGGACCAGAAGCTGGCCCACGGCACGACGAAGTACGCGCTGCGCCAGGCCCTGGCCAAGATCATCCCGGCGCACGTGCTCAACCGCCGCAAGCTCGGCTTCCCGGTTCCGATCCGGCTGTGGCTGCGCAACGAGATGTACGACTGGGCCAAGGGGATCATCAGCGACTCCCGGACCGAGGAGCTGCTGGACAAGAAGGCGATCCTGGCGCTGCTGGAGGAGCACAAGGCGGGCCAGCTGGACCGCAGCCGCCAGCTGTGGGCGCTGATCGTGTTCATGCTGTGGCACGGCATCTTCGTCGAGCACCGCATCAAGCCCGAGGTCCCCGAGCCGGTGTACCCGGTCAAGCTCTGA
- the coxB gene encoding cytochrome c oxidase subunit II: MGQPERTLGKRTVRVAALAVLVALTATGCSGDEILRFGWPVGVTEQANQMRNLWTWTVVAALVVGVIVWALIFWTATFHRKKKTVDGEPEELPRQFQYNIPLELFTVVVPTIMVCVLFFFTATTESKVLDKIPNPDVKVQVVAFQWNWEFKYEDESAKKADGQQVSTVGSSGEIPLLVLPVGKTIQYDLVSTDVIHSFWVPEFHFKRDVMPNPEKNNQDSSFQNKIDREGSFVGRCAELCGTYHSVMNFEVRALSADKYDQYIGLRKQTNPATGQNFTAAEALAKMNCGELCTPHAVTTQPFNTDRTARTASN, from the coding sequence GTGGGACAACCCGAGCGCACCCTGGGTAAGCGGACCGTGCGCGTCGCCGCGTTGGCGGTGCTGGTCGCGCTGACCGCGACGGGTTGCTCCGGCGACGAGATCCTGCGGTTCGGCTGGCCGGTCGGCGTCACCGAGCAGGCGAACCAGATGCGGAACCTCTGGACCTGGACCGTGGTCGCGGCGCTGGTCGTCGGTGTCATCGTGTGGGCCCTGATCTTCTGGACCGCGACGTTCCACCGCAAGAAGAAGACGGTCGACGGCGAGCCGGAGGAGCTGCCCCGGCAGTTCCAGTACAACATCCCGCTCGAGCTGTTCACGGTCGTCGTCCCGACGATCATGGTCTGCGTCCTGTTCTTCTTCACCGCGACGACGGAGTCGAAGGTCCTGGACAAGATCCCGAACCCGGACGTCAAGGTCCAGGTCGTGGCCTTCCAGTGGAACTGGGAGTTCAAGTACGAGGACGAGTCGGCGAAGAAGGCCGACGGCCAGCAGGTCAGCACGGTCGGCTCCTCCGGCGAGATCCCGCTCCTGGTGCTCCCGGTCGGCAAGACCATCCAGTACGACCTCGTCTCCACCGACGTCATCCACTCCTTCTGGGTCCCGGAGTTCCACTTCAAGCGGGACGTCATGCCGAACCCGGAGAAGAACAACCAGGACAGCTCCTTCCAGAACAAGATCGACCGCGAAGGCTCCTTCGTCGGCCGGTGCGCGGAGCTGTGCGGCACGTACCACTCGGTGATGAACTTCGAGGTCCGGGCGCTGTCGGCCGACAAGTACGACCAGTACATCGGGCTGCGCAAGCAGACGAACCCGGCGACCGGTCAGAACTTCACCGCGGCCGAGGCGCTGGCGAAGATGAACTGCGGCGAGCTGTGCACCCCGCACGCGGTCACGACCCAGCCGTTCAACACCGACCGCACGGCCCGCACCGCGTCCAACTGA
- a CDS encoding cytochrome c oxidase subunit 4, with amino-acid sequence MKAEARIFFIVAIFAVFMAVVYWVWTAAAATHGPEPVGIVSLFLTGGLAFLAGSYMQFVARRIEPRPEDREDAEISDGAGELGFFSPGSYWPVGMAATAALAALALAFFHIWLLVIALVALLITIGGLVFEYHTGPSHD; translated from the coding sequence ATGAAGGCCGAAGCCCGGATCTTCTTCATCGTGGCGATCTTCGCCGTGTTCATGGCGGTCGTGTACTGGGTGTGGACCGCGGCGGCCGCGACCCACGGCCCGGAGCCGGTCGGCATCGTCTCGCTGTTCCTGACCGGCGGCCTGGCGTTCCTCGCGGGCAGCTACATGCAGTTCGTCGCCCGGCGCATCGAGCCGCGGCCGGAAGACCGCGAAGACGCCGAGATCAGCGACGGCGCCGGCGAGCTGGGCTTCTTCAGCCCGGGCAGCTACTGGCCGGTCGGCATGGCGGCGACGGCGGCCCTCGCGGCGCTGGCGCTGGCGTTCTTCCACATCTGGCTGCTGGTGATCGCGCTCGTCGCACTGCTCATCACCATCGGCGGGCTGGTGTTCGAGTACCACACCGGTCCCTCGCACGACTGA
- a CDS encoding GlxA family transcriptional regulator has product MDVNRVAVVLADRVSPFELGVACEVFGTDRSADGIEGWDFGVCSPGGDAVASWSGFGLSGLRDLGYAATADLLIVPTCAPRTAPPPEPVLDVLRDAAGRGAWVAGFCAGVFTLGYAGLLDGRRCTVHWVYEAEFRTRFPAADVDPQALYADDGGVLTSAGTVAAVDLCLHLVRRLRGVAAATTLARRMVAAPHRAGGQAQFVQAPVPATAAADDAVVAEALEWVERRLDQPFTVAELARRSGLGERTFLRRFSAATGTTPHRWLTERRLDRAQALLEEGGLSVEDIATACGYASAAALRHQFTRLRGTSPSSYRTAFRG; this is encoded by the coding sequence ATGGACGTCAACCGGGTCGCGGTGGTGCTCGCCGACCGCGTTTCGCCGTTCGAGCTGGGCGTCGCGTGCGAGGTGTTCGGCACCGACCGCAGCGCCGACGGCATCGAGGGCTGGGACTTCGGCGTCTGCTCGCCGGGTGGCGACGCGGTCGCCAGCTGGTCCGGGTTCGGGCTGTCCGGCCTGCGCGACCTCGGCTACGCGGCGACGGCGGACCTGCTCATCGTCCCGACCTGCGCACCCCGGACGGCACCGCCGCCCGAGCCGGTCCTGGACGTCCTGCGGGACGCCGCCGGGCGCGGGGCGTGGGTCGCGGGGTTCTGCGCGGGCGTGTTCACGCTCGGCTACGCGGGCCTGCTGGACGGCCGCCGCTGCACGGTCCACTGGGTGTACGAGGCGGAGTTCCGCACGCGCTTCCCGGCGGCCGACGTCGACCCGCAGGCGCTGTACGCCGACGACGGCGGCGTCCTGACCAGCGCGGGCACGGTCGCGGCCGTCGACCTGTGCCTGCACCTCGTCCGCCGGCTGCGCGGCGTCGCGGCGGCCACGACGCTGGCGCGCCGGATGGTCGCGGCCCCGCACCGCGCGGGCGGGCAGGCCCAGTTCGTCCAGGCCCCGGTCCCGGCCACGGCGGCGGCCGACGACGCCGTGGTCGCGGAGGCCCTGGAGTGGGTCGAGCGGCGCCTGGACCAGCCGTTCACGGTGGCGGAGCTGGCCCGTCGCAGCGGGCTCGGCGAACGGACGTTCCTGCGCCGCTTTTCGGCCGCCACGGGCACGACGCCGCACCGGTGGCTGACCGAGCGGCGCCTCGACCGCGCCCAGGCCCTGCTGGAAGAAGGCGGGCTGTCGGTGGAGGACATCGCGACCGCCTGCGGCTACGCGTCGGCGGCCGCGCTGCGGCACCAGTTCACCCGGCTCCGCGGGACGAGCCCGTCGTCGTACCGGACGGCTTTCCGGGGCTGA
- a CDS encoding DMT family transporter: MTNSETRPLLQWSAAMAMSGTIGAVVLESGAAAPAVAFARCFVGGALLVLWCLSRGWLQAWRPSRRDLGLAVLGGLFLVGNWVLLFASYALSSISVSTVVYHTQPLILVGLAAAFLGEKVAKSHLARAAIAFGGVALISLSAHGEDGKPVQLAGIGLALGAAVLYAGASFVAKQLKHIRPHLLAAVQTTVGALVLAPLLLVAPLPTTTSGLLWLVLLGTVHTALMYVLMYASIGKLPTTTVALLSYLYPVVAVLVDIAFYGHRPSWPEAVGMLAVLAAALAPQRGRRSEVPGGNGRGKAGAVPEPAARK, encoded by the coding sequence ATGACGAACTCGGAAACCCGCCCGCTCCTTCAGTGGTCCGCGGCGATGGCCATGTCCGGCACGATCGGTGCCGTCGTCCTCGAGAGCGGCGCGGCCGCCCCCGCCGTCGCGTTCGCACGCTGCTTCGTCGGCGGCGCGCTGCTGGTGCTGTGGTGCCTCTCCCGCGGCTGGCTGCAGGCCTGGCGGCCGTCCCGCCGGGACCTCGGCCTGGCCGTGCTGGGCGGGCTGTTCCTGGTCGGCAACTGGGTGCTGCTGTTCGCTTCCTACGCGCTGTCGTCGATCTCGGTCAGCACCGTCGTCTACCACACGCAGCCGCTGATCCTGGTCGGCCTGGCGGCCGCGTTCCTCGGCGAGAAGGTCGCGAAGAGCCACCTGGCCCGGGCCGCCATCGCGTTCGGCGGAGTGGCGTTGATCTCGCTCTCCGCCCACGGCGAGGACGGCAAACCCGTGCAGCTGGCCGGGATCGGCCTCGCCCTCGGCGCGGCCGTGCTCTACGCGGGAGCGTCCTTCGTCGCGAAGCAGCTGAAGCACATCCGCCCGCACCTCCTGGCGGCCGTGCAGACGACGGTGGGCGCGCTCGTGCTGGCGCCCCTGCTGCTCGTCGCGCCGCTGCCCACGACGACTTCGGGGCTGCTGTGGCTGGTCCTGCTCGGGACCGTCCACACGGCACTGATGTACGTGCTGATGTACGCGAGCATCGGCAAGCTGCCGACCACGACGGTGGCGCTGCTGTCCTACCTGTACCCGGTGGTCGCGGTGCTGGTGGACATCGCGTTCTACGGTCACCGCCCGAGCTGGCCGGAGGCGGTGGGCATGCTCGCGGTCCTGGCGGCCGCACTGGCTCCCCAGCGCGGCCGGCGGTCTGAGGTGCCGGGCGGGAACGGCCGGGGGAAAGCGGGTGCGGTGCCCGAACCCGCCGCCCGCAAGTGA
- the trpD gene encoding anthranilate phosphoribosyltransferase: MTTPVPRTWPPLLKQLIAGVDLSADDTAWAMDQIMSGAASPARIAGFAVALRAKGETPEEIAGMAATMLAHARRVELDRPAVDIVGTGGDGSNSVNISTMATIVTAAAGAPVAKHGNRSASSKSGAADVLEALGVRISLPPEDVQRSLAEVGIGFFLASAFHPALRHAGPVRSELGIPTTFNLLGPLTNPAQPGAALIGCAYQDKTRVLAETFARRGTTALVVRGDDGLDEITTTTTSTVWVVSGGTVAERSLDPADLGIPRATADDLRGGDATANAEVVRELVGGKAGPVRDAVLINAAAALAAFTGFSGSLEDDLRAGLVRAAEAIDSGAAAALLDRWIAFS; encoded by the coding sequence GTGACCACCCCGGTCCCCCGCACCTGGCCACCCCTGCTCAAGCAGCTCATCGCGGGCGTCGACCTCTCGGCGGACGACACGGCGTGGGCGATGGACCAGATCATGAGCGGAGCCGCGAGCCCGGCCCGGATCGCCGGGTTCGCGGTCGCGCTGCGCGCCAAGGGCGAGACGCCCGAGGAGATCGCCGGCATGGCGGCCACGATGCTGGCGCACGCCCGCCGGGTCGAGCTGGACCGCCCGGCGGTCGACATCGTCGGCACCGGCGGCGACGGCTCGAACTCGGTGAACATCTCGACGATGGCGACGATCGTCACGGCGGCCGCCGGCGCGCCGGTGGCCAAGCACGGCAACCGCAGCGCGTCGTCGAAGTCCGGCGCGGCCGACGTCCTCGAGGCGCTCGGCGTGCGGATCAGCCTGCCGCCGGAGGACGTGCAGCGCAGCCTCGCCGAGGTCGGGATCGGGTTCTTCCTGGCGTCGGCGTTCCACCCGGCCCTGCGGCACGCCGGCCCGGTGCGCAGCGAGCTCGGCATCCCGACCACGTTCAACCTGCTCGGCCCGCTGACCAACCCGGCCCAGCCGGGCGCCGCGCTGATCGGCTGCGCGTACCAGGACAAGACCCGGGTGCTGGCCGAGACGTTCGCCCGCCGCGGCACGACGGCCCTGGTCGTCCGCGGCGACGACGGCCTCGACGAGATCACCACCACGACGACGTCCACGGTCTGGGTGGTCTCGGGCGGCACGGTCGCCGAGCGCTCCCTCGACCCCGCCGACCTGGGCATCCCCCGCGCGACGGCGGACGACCTGCGCGGCGGCGACGCGACGGCGAACGCCGAGGTGGTCCGCGAGCTGGTGGGCGGCAAGGCGGGCCCGGTCCGCGACGCGGTCCTGATCAACGCGGCCGCCGCGCTGGCGGCCTTCACGGGCTTCTCGGGGTCCCTGGAGGACGATCTGCGGGCCGGCCTGGTGCGAGCGGCGGAGGCGATCGACTCGGGCGCCGCGGCCGCGCTGCTGGACCGCTGGATCGCCTTCAGCTGA
- a CDS encoding heme-copper oxidase subunit III: MRRVTTAAPTISQRVHSLNRPNMVSVGTIVWLSSELMFFAGLFAMFFTVKAQNPVGETWPPRLHGEEFHLNVAYAIPFTVILVLSSLTCQFGVFAAERGDVYGLRRWYIITLIMGAIFVGGQANEYHNLVEEGMTIPSGPFGTVFYLATGFHGLHVIGGLIAFVYLLIRTKLSKFTPAQATSAIVVSYYWHFVDIVWVGLFGVIYLLP; the protein is encoded by the coding sequence ATGCGACGCGTGACAACGGCAGCTCCCACCATCAGTCAGCGGGTCCACTCGCTGAACCGGCCGAACATGGTCAGTGTCGGCACCATCGTGTGGCTGTCCAGCGAGCTGATGTTCTTCGCCGGACTGTTCGCGATGTTCTTCACCGTCAAGGCGCAGAACCCGGTCGGGGAGACCTGGCCGCCGCGCCTGCACGGCGAGGAGTTCCACCTCAACGTGGCGTACGCGATCCCGTTCACGGTGATCCTCGTGCTGTCCTCGCTGACCTGCCAGTTCGGGGTGTTCGCCGCCGAGCGCGGCGACGTCTACGGGCTGCGCCGCTGGTACATCATCACGTTGATCATGGGCGCGATCTTCGTCGGCGGCCAGGCCAACGAGTACCACAACCTGGTGGAAGAGGGGATGACGATCCCGTCCGGCCCGTTCGGCACGGTCTTCTACCTCGCCACCGGGTTCCACGGCCTGCACGTCATCGGCGGGCTCATCGCCTTCGTGTACCTGCTCATCCGCACGAAGCTGAGCAAGTTCACGCCCGCCCAGGCCACGTCGGCGATCGTCGTGTCCTACTACTGGCACTTCGTCGACATCGTGTGGGTCGGCCTGTTCGGTGTGATCTACCTCCTCCCGTGA
- a CDS encoding c-type cytochrome: MTTSTKSSERRYRARSKLRRRFAGLLALGIALVGAGALYAVFAPEPQTAQAQGTPAQLRLGEQVYNNTCIACHGANLEGVQDRGPSLIGIGDAAVYFQTSSGRMPAARQEAQVERKPPKLTEAEIDAVGAYIQAHGGGVQRPAEKGEALRGSDPARGGELFRLNCASCHNFTGRGGALSAGKYAPNLDPASEEQIYTAMLTGPQNMPKFSDRQLSPEEKKDIVAYVKSVSDGNNDPGGNGLGGVGPASEGVIAFIVGIAALIGVTLWIGSKA; encoded by the coding sequence ATGACCACCAGCACCAAATCGTCGGAGCGCCGCTACCGCGCGCGGTCGAAGCTGCGGAGGCGGTTCGCCGGCCTGCTCGCGCTCGGTATCGCGCTGGTGGGCGCCGGCGCCCTGTACGCCGTGTTCGCCCCGGAGCCGCAGACCGCGCAGGCCCAGGGCACGCCGGCGCAGCTGCGCCTCGGCGAGCAGGTCTACAACAACACCTGCATCGCGTGCCACGGCGCGAACCTCGAGGGCGTGCAGGACCGCGGGCCGAGCCTGATCGGCATCGGCGACGCCGCGGTGTACTTCCAGACTTCTTCGGGCCGCATGCCCGCCGCGCGCCAGGAGGCGCAGGTCGAGCGGAAGCCGCCGAAGCTGACCGAGGCCGAGATCGACGCGGTCGGCGCCTACATCCAGGCGCACGGCGGCGGCGTCCAGCGCCCGGCCGAGAAGGGCGAGGCCCTGCGCGGCTCCGACCCGGCCCGCGGTGGCGAGCTGTTCCGCCTCAACTGCGCTTCGTGCCACAACTTCACCGGCCGCGGCGGCGCGCTGTCGGCGGGCAAGTACGCGCCGAACCTGGATCCGGCCAGCGAAGAGCAGATCTACACGGCCATGCTCACCGGCCCCCAGAACATGCCGAAGTTCTCCGACCGGCAGCTGTCGCCGGAGGAGAAGAAGGACATCGTCGCCTACGTGAAGTCGGTGTCCGACGGCAACAATGACCCGGGTGGTAACGGCCTCGGCGGGGTCGGCCCCGCTTCGGAGGGCGTCATCGCCTTTATCGTCGGGATCGCCGCGCTGATCGGCGTGACGTTGTGGATTGGATCGAAGGCATGA